The Caulobacter sp. FWC26 genome contains a region encoding:
- the katG gene encoding catalase/peroxidase HPI produces MDAKVEDNIAGQCPMGHGRGRANRDWWPQNLRLEGLNQHSPRSNPMGEAFDYAEAFKTLDLNAVINDLHALMTDSQDWWPADFGHYGGLFIRLAWHSAGTYRITDGRGGAGGGQQRFAPLNSWPDNANLDKARRLLWPIKQKYGAKLSWADLYVLVGNVALESMGFKTFGFAGGRADQWEPEELYWGPEGSWLGDERYSGERELDSPLGAVQMGLIYVNPEGPNGNPDPLASARDIRETFARMAMNDEETVALIAGGHTFGKTHGAGDPSLIGPEPEGGAIEDQGLGWKSKYGTGRGADAITGGPEVIWTQTPTHWSNHYFDNLFKFEWELTESPAGAKQWQAKNAPADIPDAYDPNKKHAPRMLTSDLALRFDPAYEKISRRFYENPDQFADAFARAWFKLTHRDMGPIGRYLGPLVPKEELIWQDPIPSVDHPLVDDQDIADLKAKILATGLSVSELVSTAWASASTYRKSDKRGGANGARIRLAPQKDWAVNNPSVLAKVLAVLEGVQQAFNATASRGKKISLADLIVLGGAAAIEKAARDAGTSVTVPFAPGRMDASAEQTDAHSFEALEPRSDGFRNYRGPGKHFMAPEEALVDRAQLLGLSGPEMTVLVGGLRVLDANAGGSKDGVFTDRPGVLTNDFFVNLLSMGTTWSPTAANAFAGHDRTSSEPRWTATRVDLIFGSHAELRAFAEVYACADAQEKFVCDFVTAWNKVMNADRLDLAA; encoded by the coding sequence ATGGACGCCAAGGTCGAAGACAATATCGCGGGCCAATGCCCGATGGGCCACGGTCGTGGTCGCGCCAACCGTGATTGGTGGCCGCAGAACCTGCGCCTGGAAGGGCTGAACCAGCATTCGCCGCGCTCCAATCCCATGGGCGAAGCTTTCGACTACGCCGAGGCGTTCAAGACCCTCGACCTGAACGCGGTCATCAACGACCTGCACGCCCTGATGACCGACAGCCAGGACTGGTGGCCGGCCGACTTCGGCCACTACGGCGGTCTCTTCATCCGCCTGGCCTGGCACAGCGCCGGCACCTACCGCATCACCGACGGCCGCGGCGGCGCGGGCGGCGGGCAGCAGCGCTTCGCGCCCCTGAACAGCTGGCCGGACAACGCCAACCTCGACAAGGCCCGCCGCCTGCTGTGGCCGATCAAGCAGAAGTACGGCGCCAAGCTGTCGTGGGCCGACCTCTATGTGTTGGTCGGCAACGTCGCCCTGGAGTCGATGGGCTTCAAGACCTTCGGCTTCGCCGGCGGCCGCGCCGACCAGTGGGAGCCTGAAGAACTCTACTGGGGCCCCGAAGGCTCCTGGCTGGGCGACGAGCGTTACAGCGGCGAGCGCGAGCTGGATTCGCCCCTGGGCGCAGTCCAGATGGGCCTCATCTACGTCAATCCCGAGGGCCCGAACGGCAATCCCGACCCGCTGGCCTCGGCGCGCGACATCCGCGAGACCTTCGCCCGCATGGCCATGAACGACGAGGAAACCGTCGCCCTGATCGCCGGCGGCCACACCTTCGGTAAGACACACGGCGCGGGCGATCCCTCCCTCATCGGCCCTGAGCCGGAAGGCGGCGCGATCGAAGACCAGGGCCTGGGCTGGAAGAGCAAGTACGGCACGGGCAGGGGCGCCGACGCTATCACCGGCGGCCCGGAAGTGATCTGGACCCAGACGCCGACGCACTGGAGCAACCACTACTTCGACAACCTGTTCAAGTTCGAGTGGGAGCTGACCGAAAGCCCGGCCGGCGCCAAGCAGTGGCAGGCCAAGAACGCCCCGGCCGACATCCCGGACGCGTATGATCCCAACAAAAAGCACGCGCCCCGCATGCTGACCTCGGACCTGGCCCTGCGCTTCGACCCGGCCTACGAAAAGATCTCGCGCCGGTTCTACGAGAACCCGGACCAGTTCGCCGACGCCTTCGCCCGCGCCTGGTTCAAGCTGACCCACCGCGACATGGGCCCGATCGGCCGCTATCTGGGCCCGCTGGTCCCGAAGGAAGAGCTGATCTGGCAGGACCCGATCCCCTCCGTCGACCACCCGCTGGTTGATGACCAGGACATCGCGGACCTGAAGGCCAAGATCCTGGCCACCGGCCTGTCGGTGTCGGAACTGGTCTCGACCGCCTGGGCCTCGGCCTCGACCTATCGCAAATCGGACAAGCGCGGCGGGGCCAATGGCGCCCGCATCCGGCTGGCGCCGCAGAAGGACTGGGCGGTCAACAATCCGTCGGTCCTGGCCAAGGTTCTGGCGGTCCTCGAAGGCGTCCAGCAGGCCTTCAACGCCACCGCCAGTCGCGGCAAGAAGATCTCGCTGGCCGATCTGATCGTGCTGGGCGGCGCCGCGGCCATCGAGAAGGCGGCCAGGGACGCCGGGACCAGCGTCACGGTGCCATTCGCGCCGGGCCGCATGGACGCCTCGGCCGAACAGACCGACGCCCACTCGTTCGAGGCCCTGGAACCGCGTTCGGACGGCTTCCGCAACTATCGCGGTCCGGGCAAGCACTTCATGGCCCCGGAAGAAGCCCTGGTCGACCGCGCCCAGCTTCTGGGCCTGTCGGGTCCAGAAATGACGGTTCTGGTGGGCGGCTTGCGCGTCCTGGACGCCAACGCCGGCGGCTCCAAGGACGGGGTGTTCACCGATCGTCCGGGCGTTCTGACCAATGACTTCTTCGTCAACCTGCTCAGCATGGGCACGACCTGGAGCCCGACGGCGGCCAACGCCTTCGCCGGTCACGACCGCACGTCCAGCGAGCCGCGTTGGACGGCGACCCGCGTCGACCTAATCTTCGGCTCCCACGCCGAACTGCGGGCCTTCGCCGAGGTCTATGCCTGCGCCGACGCGCAAGAGAAGTTCGTCTGCGACTTCGTCACTGCCTGGAACAAGGTGATGAACGCCGACCGCCTGGATCTGGCGGCTTAA
- a CDS encoding methyltransferase domain-containing protein, producing MKLIHALQDMDSDKSLSARFRRARAARVVALIEKTFAERGQCRIADLGGEPTYWNILFDRAFLERNRVHISLFNPQPFTVDDPLFTAVVGDACDLHEHADNSFDLVHSNSVVEHVGDWVRMEAFARECRRLAPRYYVQTPYFWFPIEPHFSAPFFHWRSEQARARRLMKGPLGFSQKAPDIGAAMRDVQHARLLDKAQFRFLYPDARHVDETFVGLTKSLIAIRE from the coding sequence ATGAAACTGATCCACGCCCTTCAGGACATGGACAGCGACAAGTCGCTGTCGGCCCGCTTTCGTCGCGCCCGCGCGGCCAGGGTCGTGGCCCTGATCGAGAAGACCTTCGCCGAGCGCGGTCAATGCCGCATCGCCGACCTGGGCGGCGAGCCGACCTACTGGAACATCCTGTTCGACCGGGCTTTCCTGGAGCGCAACCGGGTCCATATCAGCCTGTTCAACCCACAGCCGTTCACGGTGGACGATCCGCTGTTCACCGCCGTGGTGGGCGACGCCTGCGATCTGCATGAGCACGCCGACAACAGCTTCGACCTCGTTCACTCCAACTCGGTGGTCGAGCACGTCGGCGACTGGGTGCGGATGGAGGCCTTCGCCCGCGAGTGTCGTCGCCTGGCGCCGCGCTACTACGTGCAGACGCCCTATTTCTGGTTCCCGATCGAACCGCACTTCTCCGCGCCGTTCTTCCACTGGCGCTCGGAGCAAGCGCGTGCGCGCCGCCTGATGAAGGGCCCGCTGGGCTTCTCGCAAAAGGCCCCCGACATCGGCGCGGCCATGCGCGATGTCCAGCACGCGCGCCTGCTGGACAAGGCCCAGTTCCGCTTCCTCTATCCGGACGCGCGTCATGTGGATGAGACGTTCGTCGGGTTGACTAAATCGCTGATCGCTATCCGAGAATAG
- a CDS encoding endo-1,4-beta-xylanase: MGRLTRRSAIASALALSACGREAASQTSTLPPISDMPLKSIASTPVGACVQRHQLDEPAFAELLARNYSQLTPEWEMKMEYILQDDGRFRFDRPDAIADFARRNGMRLHGTTLVWYDQGMPAFVKLDGQGKRFADAYRNYILAVAGRYRGLAAGWDVVNEPVEDNGVDLRQSIWTRNLGVDEHMTLAFHHAQEADPKAALFINEYHLENNPTKRATFMRLIERLLKAGAPIGGIGTQSHLDLDFTRPGMCRAAMRDLASFGLPIHVSELDVSLGEKPDLTRLPDLLKRQADLARELAGAYMSLPAQQRFAFTVWGVRDSDSWLRGQNGQRPWDQPLPFDPAGRPKPMFQALAEVLSG; encoded by the coding sequence ATGGGGCGGCTGACCCGGCGCTCGGCGATCGCTTCGGCCCTGGCCCTAAGCGCCTGCGGTCGCGAGGCCGCCAGTCAGACATCGACGCTCCCGCCCATCTCCGACATGCCCCTGAAATCCATCGCCTCGACACCGGTCGGCGCCTGCGTGCAGCGCCACCAGCTGGACGAACCGGCCTTCGCTGAGCTGTTGGCTCGCAACTACTCCCAGCTCACGCCCGAGTGGGAGATGAAGATGGAATACATCCTCCAGGACGACGGACGCTTCCGTTTCGATCGCCCCGACGCCATCGCCGACTTCGCACGGCGCAACGGCATGCGGCTCCATGGCACCACCCTGGTCTGGTACGACCAGGGGATGCCCGCGTTCGTCAAGCTGGACGGCCAGGGCAAGCGGTTCGCTGACGCCTATCGCAACTATATTCTCGCCGTCGCGGGGCGTTACCGGGGCCTGGCCGCCGGCTGGGACGTGGTCAACGAACCCGTCGAGGACAACGGCGTCGATCTTCGCCAGTCGATCTGGACCCGCAATCTGGGCGTCGACGAGCACATGACCCTGGCGTTCCACCACGCCCAGGAGGCCGATCCGAAAGCGGCGCTGTTCATCAACGAGTACCATCTTGAGAACAACCCGACGAAGCGGGCGACCTTCATGCGGCTGATCGAGCGTCTTCTCAAGGCCGGCGCGCCGATCGGCGGCATCGGCACGCAGAGCCACCTCGACCTCGACTTCACCCGTCCGGGCATGTGTCGCGCGGCCATGCGCGATCTGGCGAGCTTCGGCCTGCCGATCCATGTGTCCGAACTGGACGTCTCGCTGGGCGAAAAGCCGGACCTGACCCGCCTTCCCGATCTCCTGAAGCGCCAGGCCGACCTCGCCCGGGAACTGGCCGGCGCCTATATGAGCCTGCCCGCTCAGCAGCGTTTCGCCTTCACGGTCTGGGGCGTGCGCGACAGCGACTCCTGGCTGCGTGGGCAGAACGGCCAGCGCCCCTGGGACCAGCCCCTGCCCTTCGATCCTGCCGGGCGCCCCAAGCCGATGTTCCAGGCCCTGGCGGAGGTCCTGTCGGGATAG
- the fliI gene encoding flagellar protein export ATPase FliI, with protein MRSLIAAVERIDPLTIYGRVAAVNGLLIEVRGGLTRLAVGARVEIERFGQKPLPAEVVGFRETRALLMPFGPVEGVAPGAEIRIVPEGAVVRPTKAWLGRIINAFGEPIDGLGPLPQGEVPYPLKTAPPPAHARGRVGERLDLGVRSMNVFTTTCRGQRLGIFAGSGVGKSVLLSMLAKEATCDAVVVGLIGERGREVREFVEETLGEEGLRRAVVVVATSDEPALTRRQAAYMTLAISEFMRDQDQEVLCLMDSVTRFAMAQREIGLAAGEPPTTKGYTPTVFTELPKLLERAGPGPIRPDGTTAAPITALFTVLVDGDDHNEPIADATRGILDGHIVMERAIAERGRFPAINVLKSISRTMPGCQHPHERDIVKGARQVMAAYANMEELIRIGAYRAGADPVVDRAIRLNPAIEAFLSQDKEEATSLDDSFGILGQILQSEY; from the coding sequence TTGCGTAGCCTTATCGCCGCCGTCGAACGTATCGATCCGCTGACCATCTATGGTCGGGTGGCCGCGGTGAACGGGCTGCTGATCGAGGTGCGCGGCGGCCTGACCCGCCTGGCCGTCGGCGCCCGGGTCGAGATCGAGCGCTTCGGCCAGAAGCCGCTGCCCGCCGAGGTGGTCGGCTTCCGCGAGACGCGCGCCCTGCTGATGCCCTTCGGCCCGGTCGAGGGCGTCGCGCCGGGCGCGGAGATCCGCATCGTCCCCGAAGGCGCCGTGGTTCGCCCGACCAAGGCCTGGCTGGGCCGGATCATCAACGCGTTTGGCGAACCGATCGACGGGCTCGGCCCCCTGCCCCAGGGCGAGGTCCCCTACCCGCTGAAGACCGCGCCGCCGCCCGCCCACGCCCGCGGCCGGGTGGGCGAGCGCCTGGATCTGGGCGTCCGCTCGATGAACGTCTTCACCACCACCTGCCGGGGCCAGCGCTTAGGCATCTTCGCCGGCTCGGGCGTCGGCAAGTCGGTGCTGCTGTCGATGCTGGCGAAAGAAGCCACCTGCGACGCCGTCGTTGTTGGTCTGATCGGCGAGCGGGGTCGCGAGGTCCGCGAGTTCGTCGAGGAAACCCTGGGCGAGGAAGGCCTGCGCCGCGCCGTCGTGGTCGTCGCCACCTCGGACGAGCCCGCCCTGACCCGCCGCCAGGCCGCCTATATGACCTTGGCGATCAGCGAGTTCATGCGGGATCAGGACCAGGAAGTCCTGTGCCTCATGGACTCGGTGACCCGCTTCGCCATGGCCCAGCGTGAGATCGGTCTGGCCGCCGGCGAACCGCCGACCACCAAGGGCTACACCCCCACCGTCTTCACCGAGCTGCCCAAGCTCCTGGAGCGCGCGGGGCCGGGGCCGATCCGCCCCGACGGCACCACCGCCGCGCCGATCACGGCGCTGTTTACGGTGCTGGTCGACGGCGACGACCATAACGAACCGATCGCCGACGCCACGCGCGGTATCCTGGACGGCCATATCGTCATGGAGCGCGCGATCGCTGAGCGCGGACGCTTCCCGGCCATCAATGTCCTGAAGTCGATCAGCCGGACCATGCCCGGCTGCCAGCACCCGCACGAGCGCGACATCGTCAAGGGCGCGCGCCAGGTGATGGCCGCCTACGCCAACATGGAAGAGCTGATCCGCATCGGCGCCTATCGCGCCGGGGCCGACCCCGTGGTCGACCGCGCCATCCGCCTGAATCCGGCGATCGAGGCTTTCCTCAGCCAGGATAAGGAAGAAGCAACGTCTCTGGACGACTCTTTCGGGATCCTGGGCCAGATCCTGCAGAGTGAGTACTGA
- a CDS encoding dienelactone hydrolase has product MSLRALFAAASLAVAALASPALADNAGFMVLRQPRAEGPPVEVGIWYPTQAKPAFMPLGSWGHTVAPGAPVDGEGLPLIVMSHGNGGFFGGHADTAQALAEAGFVVAALTHPGDNYKDQSRATAMADRPAALSALIGWMLEASPLKAKLNPAKVGAFGFSSGGFTVLAAAGGKPDLSLVPAHCQAHPNDYACKLTAGRPLPADALTATWVHDPRIKVVVSAAPALGFAFGKDGLKGITAPVQLWKAADDEILPGDAYAEFVHRNLKRKHDYRVVKGARHFDFLTPCETAPVGGTQMLCASAPGFDRKAFHRTFNTEVVRFFTDQLVAPSKGAPKG; this is encoded by the coding sequence ATGTCGCTTCGCGCTCTTTTCGCCGCCGCCAGCCTCGCCGTCGCCGCTCTCGCCTCGCCCGCACTGGCCGACAACGCCGGCTTCATGGTCCTGCGCCAGCCCCGCGCCGAGGGTCCGCCGGTCGAGGTCGGGATCTGGTATCCGACGCAGGCCAAGCCCGCCTTCATGCCGCTAGGTTCGTGGGGCCACACCGTCGCTCCCGGCGCGCCGGTCGACGGAGAAGGCCTGCCGCTGATCGTCATGTCGCACGGTAACGGCGGCTTCTTCGGCGGTCACGCCGACACCGCCCAGGCCCTGGCCGAGGCCGGCTTCGTGGTCGCCGCCCTCACCCACCCCGGCGACAACTACAAGGATCAGAGCCGCGCCACCGCCATGGCCGACCGTCCCGCCGCCTTGTCAGCGCTGATCGGCTGGATGCTGGAGGCCTCGCCGCTGAAGGCCAAGCTGAACCCGGCCAAGGTCGGCGCCTTTGGCTTCTCGTCGGGCGGCTTCACGGTGCTGGCGGCGGCGGGCGGCAAGCCGGACCTCAGCCTCGTTCCCGCCCACTGCCAGGCCCATCCGAACGACTACGCCTGCAAGCTGACCGCCGGTCGCCCCCTGCCCGCCGATGCGCTGACCGCGACCTGGGTCCACGATCCGCGCATCAAGGTCGTGGTCTCGGCGGCCCCGGCCCTGGGTTTTGCGTTTGGCAAGGACGGCCTGAAAGGGATCACCGCGCCGGTGCAGCTGTGGAAGGCGGCCGATGACGAGATCCTGCCGGGCGACGCCTACGCCGAGTTCGTGCACCGCAACCTCAAGCGCAAGCACGACTATCGCGTCGTGAAGGGCGCCCGGCACTTCGACTTCCTCACCCCGTGCGAGACCGCGCCGGTAGGTGGGACGCAAATGCTGTGCGCCAGCGCGCCGGGCTTCGACCGCAAGGCGTTCCACCGGACCTTCAACACCGAGGTCGTGCGCTTCTTCACCGACCAATTGGTCGCACCTTCGAAGGGCGCTCCGAAGGGCTGA
- a CDS encoding LytTR family DNA-binding domain-containing protein, whose amino-acid sequence MSADASKPPLLGSAREWTIDLSVAVVIGILLGLMGPFGSFFNDGPAVRIAYWVCSVTFGMALFGTLTRLGAAAARRLGLPDWAALPPVVLLGTALLGAPLRLFAIAFWPGVIEAVPLAAWFGQCLAISAPLVVGSYFLRVRQAGRGRVRPAAVPSLTSAPSEATPSADASNVLYLKMEDHYVRIRTEHGSRLEMGPLARVTAMLATVEGLQTHRSWWVARRAIVGVQRDGRNLRLRLVDGETAPVSRASVAKLREAGWLADGPE is encoded by the coding sequence ATGAGCGCCGATGCTTCCAAACCGCCCCTGCTGGGCTCGGCTCGCGAGTGGACGATCGACCTTTCCGTGGCGGTCGTCATTGGAATCCTGCTGGGCCTGATGGGGCCGTTCGGCAGCTTCTTCAACGACGGGCCGGCGGTGCGGATCGCTTACTGGGTCTGTAGCGTCACCTTCGGCATGGCGCTGTTCGGAACCCTGACGCGCCTGGGGGCCGCAGCCGCGCGACGGCTGGGCTTGCCGGACTGGGCGGCGCTGCCCCCTGTCGTCCTGCTGGGGACCGCGCTCCTGGGCGCGCCCTTGCGCCTGTTCGCCATCGCCTTCTGGCCCGGAGTCATCGAAGCGGTGCCGCTGGCGGCGTGGTTTGGCCAATGCCTGGCGATCTCGGCCCCGCTGGTCGTGGGGTCCTACTTCCTGCGGGTGCGGCAGGCCGGGCGGGGGCGCGTGCGCCCGGCGGCGGTCCCGTCCCTGACGTCCGCGCCGTCGGAGGCGACGCCGAGCGCGGACGCCAGCAACGTCCTCTATCTGAAGATGGAGGATCACTATGTCCGGATCCGTACCGAGCACGGTTCGCGCCTCGAGATGGGACCGCTGGCGCGGGTCACCGCCATGCTGGCGACCGTCGAGGGGCTGCAGACCCATCGCTCCTGGTGGGTGGCGCGACGGGCGATCGTGGGCGTCCAGCGCGACGGCCGCAATCTGCGCCTCCGGCTTGTCGATGGTGAGACCGCCCCGGTCAGCCGCGCGTCGGTCGCCAAGCTTCGAGAGGCCGGCTGGCTGGCGGACGGGCCGGAGTGA
- the ctrA gene encoding response regulator transcription factor CtrA, which produces MRVLLIEDDSATAQTIELMLKSEGFNVYTTDLGEEGVDLGKIYDYDLILLDLNLPDMSGIDVLRTLRVAKINTPIMILSGSSEIDTKVKTFAGGADDYMTKPFHKDEMIARIHAVVRRSKGHAQSVIKTGDIVVNLDAKTVEVNGNRVHLTGKEYQMLELLSLRKGTTLTKEMFLNHLYGGMDEPELKIIDVFICKLRKKLAASAHGKHHIETVWGRGYVLRDPNEAVNAA; this is translated from the coding sequence ATGCGCGTACTGTTGATCGAGGATGACAGCGCGACGGCGCAGACCATCGAACTGATGCTGAAGTCTGAAGGCTTCAACGTCTATACGACGGATCTGGGTGAAGAAGGCGTCGATCTGGGCAAGATCTACGACTACGACCTTATCCTGCTCGACCTCAATCTCCCCGATATGAGCGGCATCGACGTTCTGCGCACCCTGCGGGTCGCGAAGATCAACACGCCGATCATGATCCTGTCGGGTTCGTCGGAAATCGACACCAAGGTCAAGACCTTCGCCGGCGGCGCCGACGACTACATGACCAAGCCCTTCCACAAGGACGAAATGATCGCCCGCATCCATGCGGTGGTCCGTCGCTCGAAGGGGCACGCCCAGTCGGTCATCAAGACCGGCGACATCGTGGTCAACCTGGACGCCAAGACGGTGGAAGTGAACGGCAACCGCGTTCACCTGACCGGCAAGGAGTACCAGATGCTGGAGCTCCTCTCCCTGCGCAAGGGCACGACCCTGACCAAGGAAATGTTCCTGAACCACCTGTACGGCGGCATGGACGAGCCGGAATTGAAGATCATCGACGTCTTCATCTGCAAGCTGCGCAAGAAGCTGGCCGCTTCGGCGCATGGCAAGCACCACATTGAGACGGTCTGGGGCCGCGGCTATGTGCTGCGCGACCCGAACGAAGCGGTCAACGCCGCCTGA
- a CDS encoding peptidoglycan DD-metalloendopeptidase family protein, whose amino-acid sequence MQEFDPRRNTTRWAPRVLTAVAGLAALGLGWKLTADDASAPLAKAPLDPASLVALQHIAFASAEAQPGFERPENIEVKVRPGETLQGAVLRTGVAPEEARQVVATLQGAIDTVNIKAGMAFEAAVAQRRSQRGPARLVGLSMRTSPSSTLTVSRTFDGALRLREMEEEVREEQQVACGEMNGSFYESVASVGGTPSVISQAAKLFSHKIDFSRDIKEGDRFCLIFDRKVTESGRTIEAGDLEYAEVKGQKFYAFDRRGEDGKSQFFDETGKNIKGFLLRTPVDGARITSKFGLRRHPILGYNRAHQGVDFGAGTGTPILAAGDGVVLEARRWAGYGNWLRIRHSGQWDTGYAHISRYANGIRPGVRVRQGQVVAYVGSTGMSSGPHLHYEVWLNGQRVNPIGAKVPQGTILAGAELASFRSQKARIDRMLAEGGAAVSNEDTPKLAAADIQKAKFSLR is encoded by the coding sequence ATGCAAGAATTCGATCCACGACGCAACACGACGCGTTGGGCGCCGCGGGTTTTAACGGCGGTCGCCGGCTTGGCCGCCTTGGGCCTGGGCTGGAAACTGACCGCCGATGACGCCAGCGCCCCGCTCGCCAAGGCGCCGCTCGATCCCGCGTCGCTTGTGGCTTTGCAGCATATCGCCTTCGCCAGCGCCGAGGCTCAGCCCGGTTTCGAACGTCCTGAAAACATCGAAGTGAAGGTCCGCCCCGGCGAGACCCTGCAAGGCGCGGTGCTGCGCACGGGCGTCGCGCCGGAAGAAGCCCGGCAGGTGGTGGCGACGCTGCAAGGCGCTATCGACACCGTCAACATCAAGGCCGGCATGGCCTTCGAGGCCGCTGTCGCGCAGCGTCGCAGCCAGCGCGGCCCAGCCCGTCTGGTCGGCCTGTCGATGCGCACCAGTCCGTCGTCGACCCTGACCGTCTCGCGCACCTTCGACGGTGCGCTGCGCCTGCGCGAGATGGAGGAGGAGGTCCGCGAGGAACAGCAGGTCGCCTGTGGCGAGATGAACGGCTCGTTCTACGAGAGCGTGGCCAGCGTCGGCGGCACGCCTTCGGTGATCAGCCAGGCGGCCAAGCTGTTCTCGCACAAGATCGACTTCTCGCGCGACATCAAGGAAGGCGACCGTTTCTGCCTGATCTTCGATCGCAAGGTCACTGAGAGCGGCCGCACCATCGAAGCCGGCGATCTGGAGTACGCCGAGGTCAAAGGACAAAAGTTCTATGCCTTCGACCGTCGGGGCGAGGACGGCAAGAGCCAGTTCTTCGACGAGACCGGCAAGAACATCAAAGGCTTCCTGCTGCGTACGCCGGTCGACGGCGCCCGGATCACCTCGAAGTTCGGCCTGCGCCGCCATCCGATCCTGGGCTACAATCGGGCCCACCAAGGCGTAGACTTCGGGGCTGGCACGGGTACGCCGATCCTGGCCGCCGGCGACGGTGTGGTGCTGGAGGCGCGCCGTTGGGCGGGGTACGGCAACTGGTTGCGGATCCGCCATTCGGGTCAATGGGACACCGGCTACGCGCACATTTCGCGCTACGCCAACGGTATTCGGCCCGGGGTTAGGGTGCGCCAGGGTCAGGTCGTAGCCTATGTCGGCTCCACCGGCATGTCATCTGGGCCGCACCTGCACTATGAGGTCTGGCTGAATGGCCAGCGCGTCAACCCGATTGGCGCCAAGGTGCCGCAGGGCACCATCCTGGCCGGCGCGGAACTGGCCTCGTTCCGCTCGCAAAAGGCGCGCATCGACCGCATGTTGGCCGAGGGCGGTGCGGCTGTCAGCAACGAAGACACGCCCAAGCTGGCCGCGGCTGATATCCAGAAAGCCAAGTTCAGCCTGCGATAG
- a CDS encoding DMT family transporter, which translates to MPSSRADLYSDRRFVVGMALLCCLLWGSAFPAVKVGYALLHVAKTDTAAQMLFAGWRFLAAGLILLALAVLGRRPVAVPRDQIGRLLSLGVFQTTLQYVFFYIGLAHATGVKSSIMNATGAFFGVVLAHFLFPNDKLTPRKVIGCLLGFAGVLAVNLGGKGFDFEFSLLGEGFVVAAAFVLAAGSIWGRAISQTLDPMVMTGWQLAIGGAVLLAIGAVAGGHLEAFDVRSLALLAYMAGLSAAAFALWSLLLKHNPVGLLAVFNFLIPVFGVLLSALFLHEPVLAWKNAAALALVCGGILLVTGRKMLPR; encoded by the coding sequence TTGCCCTCATCTCGCGCCGACCTCTACAGCGACCGCCGCTTTGTGGTCGGGATGGCGCTGCTGTGCTGCCTGCTCTGGGGCAGCGCCTTTCCGGCGGTGAAGGTCGGCTATGCGCTGCTGCACGTGGCCAAGACCGACACCGCCGCACAGATGCTGTTCGCCGGATGGCGGTTCCTCGCGGCAGGGCTGATCCTGTTGGCCCTGGCGGTTCTAGGTCGCAGGCCGGTGGCCGTCCCGCGCGACCAGATCGGACGCCTGCTGAGCCTCGGCGTCTTCCAGACCACGCTGCAGTACGTGTTCTTCTATATCGGCCTGGCCCACGCGACCGGGGTGAAGTCGTCGATCATGAACGCCACAGGCGCGTTCTTCGGGGTGGTGCTGGCCCATTTCCTGTTCCCCAATGACAAGCTGACGCCGCGCAAGGTGATCGGCTGCCTGCTGGGTTTCGCCGGCGTGCTGGCGGTGAACCTGGGCGGGAAGGGCTTCGACTTCGAGTTCAGCCTTTTGGGTGAGGGCTTTGTGGTCGCCGCCGCGTTCGTGCTGGCGGCCGGCTCGATCTGGGGGCGGGCAATCTCGCAGACGCTCGATCCGATGGTGATGACCGGCTGGCAACTGGCCATCGGTGGCGCTGTGCTGCTGGCCATTGGGGCCGTTGCGGGTGGTCACCTTGAGGCCTTCGACGTCCGCTCACTGGCGTTACTGGCCTATATGGCCGGGCTGTCGGCCGCCGCCTTCGCGCTATGGAGCCTGCTGCTCAAGCACAATCCGGTGGGACTGCTGGCGGTGTTCAACTTCCTGATCCCGGTGTTCGGGGTGCTGCTGTCGGCCCTGTTCCTGCACGAGCCCGTGCTGGCCTGGAAGAACGCCGCCGCCCTGGCGCTCGTGTGCGGCGGCATCCTTCTGGTGACAGGGCGTAAGATGCTCCCCCGCTGA